One window of Nocardia nova SH22a genomic DNA carries:
- a CDS encoding esterase/lipase family protein: protein MKYRSTENSSIRRVGVLAAAAALLGALHAGFATAHADPTPPQPYPVPEQFLIDAIHGALQGGAASPPGTNDWSCKPSAAHPEPVVLIHGFLANRTDNWQTYGPLLANNGYCVFALTYGSPDGNPDALLGGLTSMQSSAATLDAFVDRVRQATGADKVDLVGHSEGATMPYWYIKLGGGAAKVGKMIGLAPAVHGLGGQAATGTGISTGSANGPAAFQFLGTSDFVRQLAEGGITVPGVTYTQIVTRYDDVVIPYTTGIIDEPGSTNYVVQNLCPQDYADHLSINSDPATARLVLNALDPDHPQPVECTLVLPAIGVPPGPGR from the coding sequence ATGAAGTACCGATCCACCGAGAACTCCTCGATCCGGCGGGTGGGCGTACTCGCCGCGGCGGCCGCTCTGCTCGGCGCGCTGCACGCCGGATTCGCCACCGCACACGCCGATCCCACTCCGCCGCAACCGTATCCGGTGCCCGAACAGTTCCTCATCGATGCCATCCACGGCGCACTGCAGGGCGGGGCGGCCAGTCCGCCCGGCACCAACGACTGGTCCTGTAAGCCGTCGGCGGCACATCCCGAACCGGTCGTCCTCATCCACGGATTCCTGGCCAATCGCACCGACAACTGGCAGACCTACGGACCACTGCTGGCCAACAACGGCTACTGCGTCTTCGCCCTCACCTACGGCTCACCGGACGGGAATCCGGACGCGCTACTCGGCGGTCTGACCTCGATGCAGAGCAGCGCCGCCACCCTCGATGCCTTCGTCGACCGGGTGCGGCAGGCGACCGGAGCGGACAAGGTCGATCTGGTCGGGCACTCCGAGGGCGCCACGATGCCGTACTGGTACATCAAACTCGGCGGCGGCGCGGCCAAGGTCGGCAAGATGATCGGACTCGCTCCGGCCGTACACGGACTGGGTGGGCAGGCCGCGACCGGGACCGGGATCAGTACCGGCTCCGCGAACGGCCCGGCGGCGTTCCAATTCCTCGGCACCTCGGACTTCGTCCGTCAGCTCGCCGAGGGCGGCATCACCGTGCCGGGCGTGACCTACACCCAGATCGTCACGCGCTACGACGATGTCGTCATCCCGTACACCACCGGCATCATCGACGAGCCCGGCTCGACCAACTACGTCGTCCAGAACCTGTGCCCGCAGGACTACGCGGATCATCTGTCGATCAACTCCGACCCCGCCACCGCGCGCCTGGTCCTCAACGCCCTCGATCCGGATCATCCACAGCCGGTCGAATGCACACTGGTCCTGCCCGCGATCGGCGTTCCGCCGGGGCCGGGACGCTGA
- a CDS encoding effector-associated constant component EACC1, with protein MPSLPRNRLRRSRSAPILDQVSGSFDVLVVAVGAAGTATVLSSSLRAWLSYRRSATTMQIAQGDRIIELDSTNLRDALQIAELLTKRSGDSEIEAGAERVAPERAE; from the coding sequence GTGCCGAGCCTGCCACGAAATCGGCTGCGGCGTAGCAGGTCTGCGCCTATTCTGGATCAGGTGAGTGGAAGCTTCGATGTTCTCGTCGTGGCGGTGGGGGCAGCCGGTACGGCGACGGTGTTGAGTAGCTCCCTCCGGGCGTGGCTCTCGTATCGGCGATCGGCGACCACGATGCAGATCGCGCAGGGCGATCGGATCATCGAGCTGGACTCCACGAATCTGCGGGACGCGCTGCAGATCGCGGAACTTCTCACGAAGCGATCCGGGGATTCGGAGATCGAGGCCGGAGCGGAGCGGGTGGCTCCGGAGAGGGCCGAATGA
- a CDS encoding dienelactone hydrolase family protein yields MSGIYRDKAPLRDSEPTDGGSRQEAAGPVPITVIEPEGNARGGIVVLHESRKFADVLLDMMKSLAGEGWIMVAPNLFHRVDQPATVDGAEPGTPAVEHVFGADLFADFDACFDWLVGRGVFADTIGILGFDQAGTAALLVATNRPIGAAVSVAAPGITAPLTADATALLQAAPDLQAPWLGLYGDDDPTTPADDVERLRDAAARAAVATLVVSYPGLHHRPDHPGFEMSDFEQLAEEEKRMLIDAQTRIFDWFDSHLR; encoded by the coding sequence ATGTCGGGCATCTATCGAGACAAGGCACCGTTGCGCGACAGCGAACCCACGGACGGAGGTTCGCGGCAGGAGGCCGCCGGGCCGGTCCCCATCACGGTGATCGAACCGGAGGGCAACGCGCGCGGCGGCATCGTCGTCCTGCACGAGTCCCGCAAGTTCGCCGATGTGTTGCTGGACATGATGAAGTCGCTGGCCGGTGAGGGCTGGATCATGGTGGCGCCCAACCTGTTCCACCGTGTCGACCAGCCGGCCACCGTCGACGGCGCGGAACCGGGCACGCCCGCGGTGGAGCACGTCTTCGGCGCCGATCTGTTCGCCGACTTCGACGCCTGCTTCGACTGGCTGGTGGGCCGCGGCGTCTTCGCCGACACCATCGGCATCCTCGGATTCGACCAGGCCGGAACCGCGGCCCTGCTGGTGGCGACGAACCGCCCCATCGGCGCGGCGGTGAGTGTCGCCGCCCCCGGGATCACCGCGCCGCTCACCGCCGACGCGACGGCATTACTGCAGGCAGCACCCGATCTGCAGGCCCCTTGGCTCGGTCTGTACGGCGACGACGACCCCACCACCCCGGCCGACGATGTCGAGCGCTTGCGCGATGCGGCGGCTCGTGCCGCGGTCGCCACTCTGGTCGTGAGCTACCCCGGACTGCACCACCGGCCCGACCATCCCGGATTCGAGATGAGCGATTTCGAGCAGCTCGCCGAGGAAGAGAAGCGGATGCTCATCGACGCCCAGACCAGAATCTTCGACTGGTTCGACAGTCACCTGCGCTGA
- the hisC gene encoding histidinol-phosphate transaminase: protein MSARIRPDLESIPAYAPGRSRPDAVKLASNESTSGPLPSVAKAIAEAAELINRYPDNSSGELRAALADFHGVDVTNIAIGCGSVALCQELVQITCSSPADEVMFAWRSFEAYPIVTQVGNATAVPVPLTEDYAHDLDAMAAAVTERTKLIFVCNPNNPTGTAYGRRDLVRFLDAVPKHVLVVLDEAYFEYLRLPADDFADGVELGRDRPNVIVLRTFSKAYGLAGLRVGYAVGHPDPITALLKVHIPFSVSRLAQAAALACLEAGPELLDRTDHVVAERDRMRESLLAAGYRVPPSEANFVWLPLGEDSVAFGEASAEAGVLVRPYGTDGVRVTAGDAHENDLFLRFATAPETVARFVG from the coding sequence GTGAGTGCTCGTATTCGTCCGGACCTCGAGTCCATTCCGGCCTACGCTCCGGGGCGCAGCCGTCCCGATGCGGTGAAACTGGCCAGCAACGAGTCCACCTCCGGGCCGCTGCCGAGTGTCGCCAAGGCTATCGCGGAGGCCGCGGAACTCATCAATCGCTACCCGGACAACTCCTCGGGCGAACTTCGGGCAGCCCTCGCCGACTTCCACGGTGTGGATGTGACGAATATCGCAATCGGCTGCGGCAGTGTGGCGCTGTGCCAGGAGCTCGTGCAGATCACCTGCTCGTCCCCGGCGGACGAGGTGATGTTCGCGTGGCGCTCGTTCGAGGCGTATCCGATCGTCACCCAGGTCGGAAATGCCACCGCCGTGCCGGTTCCGCTCACCGAGGACTACGCCCACGATCTGGACGCGATGGCGGCCGCGGTCACCGAGCGCACCAAACTGATCTTCGTCTGCAATCCGAACAATCCGACCGGCACCGCCTACGGCCGCCGCGATCTGGTGCGCTTCCTGGATGCCGTGCCGAAGCACGTGCTGGTGGTCCTCGACGAGGCCTATTTCGAATATCTGCGGTTACCGGCCGACGACTTCGCCGACGGTGTCGAGCTCGGCCGCGATCGGCCCAATGTGATTGTGCTGCGGACCTTTTCGAAGGCATACGGACTGGCCGGGCTGCGCGTGGGATATGCCGTCGGCCATCCCGATCCGATCACCGCACTGCTCAAGGTGCACATCCCGTTCAGCGTGAGCCGATTGGCGCAGGCGGCGGCCCTGGCCTGCCTGGAGGCCGGACCCGAACTGCTCGACCGGACCGATCATGTTGTGGCCGAGCGCGATCGGATGCGCGAGTCCTTGCTGGCGGCCGGATACCGCGTACCGCCGAGCGAGGCCAATTTCGTCTGGCTGCCGCTCGGTGAGGACAGCGTGGCCTTCGGTGAGGCCAGTGCCGAGGCCGGAGTTCTGGTGCGGCCCTACGGAACCGACGGTGTGCGGGTCACCGCCGGTGATGCGCACGAGAACGACCTGTTCCTGAGGTTCGCGACGGCTCCCGAGACGGTCGCGCGCTTCGTGGGCTGA
- a CDS encoding alpha/beta hydrolase yields the protein MDRRRIRRRLSGVAIAALLLCAAICSAPLTTAAPAPPADSGSAEGPAPSVDNPPPSTPSIDHIEPSGDRRVRVFVRSPAMGRTLPVDVLLPADRSRPHPTVYLLDGRSADAEYNNWIERGGAVQFFADKDVNVVLTLGGPAGYYTDWQHPDPVLGTNRWETFLTRELPPLIDATFDGNGTNALEGVSMGAEAAMMLTMRHPQLYRAVAAHSGCYAMGSDVGQAQARAVVRTYGGDPDNMFGKENDPDWLSHDVMMHAETLRGKAIFLSAGSGLPGPHDGPDNPESTTAIGFGGPLEAGASACTMALEDRLERMQIPATVDLYPVGTHSWPYWKDELPKAWPTLAGALGVR from the coding sequence ATGGATCGTCGCCGGATACGGCGTCGGCTGTCCGGCGTCGCCATCGCCGCACTTCTGCTGTGTGCGGCGATCTGTTCGGCTCCGCTGACAACCGCCGCGCCCGCACCTCCGGCCGACTCCGGTTCGGCGGAGGGACCAGCGCCCTCGGTGGACAATCCACCGCCGAGCACACCGTCGATCGACCACATCGAACCCTCTGGTGATCGGCGGGTGCGGGTCTTCGTGCGGTCTCCGGCGATGGGCCGCACCCTGCCGGTCGATGTGCTGCTGCCCGCCGACCGCAGCCGTCCGCATCCCACCGTCTATCTGCTCGACGGCCGCAGCGCCGACGCCGAATACAACAACTGGATCGAACGCGGCGGCGCGGTGCAGTTCTTCGCCGACAAGGACGTCAACGTGGTCCTCACGCTCGGCGGCCCGGCGGGCTACTACACCGACTGGCAGCATCCCGATCCGGTACTCGGCACCAACCGGTGGGAGACCTTCCTCACCCGCGAACTCCCCCCGCTGATCGACGCGACCTTCGACGGCAACGGAACCAACGCGCTGGAGGGCGTTTCCATGGGCGCCGAGGCCGCGATGATGCTCACCATGCGCCACCCCCAGCTCTATCGCGCGGTCGCGGCCCACAGTGGCTGCTACGCAATGGGTTCGGATGTCGGACAGGCGCAGGCCCGCGCGGTGGTCCGCACCTACGGGGGCGATCCGGACAATATGTTCGGCAAGGAGAACGATCCGGACTGGTTGTCCCACGACGTGATGATGCACGCGGAGACATTGCGCGGGAAGGCGATCTTCCTGTCCGCCGGATCGGGTCTCCCCGGCCCGCACGACGGTCCCGACAATCCCGAATCCACCACGGCGATCGGCTTCGGCGGACCGCTCGAGGCCGGTGCCAGCGCCTGCACCATGGCCTTGGAAGACCGCTTGGAGCGGATGCAGATCCCGGCGACCGTGGATCTGTATCCGGTCGGCACCCATTCGTGGCCGTATTGGAAGGACGAGTTGCCGAAGGCCTGGCCGACGCTCGCCGGCGCCCTCGGCGTCCGCTGA
- a CDS encoding HoxN/HupN/NixA family nickel/cobalt transporter, which yields MAGAIVVLHVLGWGTLLLVVVPQHHSVNGAVYGVGLGVTAYTLGMRHAFDADHIAAIDNTTRKLVVQNGRARSHTVGFWFSLGHSSVVLVLVCLLALGVRALAANLEDDNSTLERWTGLWGTSVSGAFLILIGLLNLASLIAIWRVFLRMRRGEFDEARLEQHLQTGGVLNRILGPVLRLVRRPVHMYPVGVLFGLGFDTVTEVGLLVVAGGAAATGLPWYAILVLPVLFSAGMSLFDAIDGSFMSYAYDWAFARPVRKIYYNLVITGLSVAVALLIGGQELVSILVERLDVHSGVVAWIGNLDLGHVGFIIVAMFVLTWAVALAIWRFGGVERRWEKTLTSD from the coding sequence ATGGCTGGGGCGATCGTGGTGTTGCATGTTCTCGGGTGGGGGACGCTGTTGCTGGTTGTCGTGCCGCAGCATCATTCGGTGAACGGTGCGGTGTACGGCGTGGGGCTTGGGGTTACCGCGTACACGCTGGGGATGCGGCATGCGTTCGATGCCGATCACATCGCGGCGATCGACAACACCACCAGGAAACTCGTGGTGCAGAACGGGCGGGCCCGATCGCATACCGTCGGATTCTGGTTCTCGCTCGGGCATTCGTCGGTGGTGCTGGTGCTGGTGTGCCTGCTGGCGCTCGGGGTGCGGGCGCTGGCAGCGAATCTGGAGGACGACAACTCCACGCTGGAGCGGTGGACCGGATTGTGGGGCACCAGCGTCTCGGGTGCGTTCCTGATTCTGATCGGCCTGCTCAATCTGGCCTCGCTCATCGCGATCTGGCGGGTCTTCCTGCGGATGCGTCGCGGTGAATTCGACGAGGCCCGGCTCGAACAGCACCTGCAGACCGGCGGTGTGCTCAACCGGATACTCGGTCCGGTGCTGCGGCTGGTGCGGCGGCCGGTGCACATGTATCCGGTGGGCGTGCTGTTCGGCCTGGGCTTCGATACCGTCACCGAGGTCGGGCTGCTGGTCGTCGCAGGTGGCGCGGCCGCGACGGGTTTGCCGTGGTACGCGATCCTCGTGCTGCCGGTGCTGTTCTCGGCGGGGATGTCGCTGTTCGACGCGATCGACGGGTCGTTCATGAGCTATGCCTACGACTGGGCCTTCGCCCGGCCGGTCCGCAAGATCTACTACAACCTGGTGATCACCGGGCTGTCGGTGGCGGTGGCGTTGTTGATCGGCGGTCAGGAACTGGTGTCGATCCTGGTAGAGCGGCTGGATGTGCACTCGGGGGTCGTGGCCTGGATCGGCAATCTCGATCTGGGGCACGTCGGCTTCATCATCGTCGCGATGTTCGTCCTCACCTGGGCCGTCGCGCTCGCGATCTGGCGGTTCGGCGGTGTCGAACGGCGCTGGGAGAAAACTTTGACAAGTGATTGA
- a CDS encoding sigma-70 family RNA polymerase sigma factor: protein MPTADEFEQVRNDPDPIRRGLRAAELMIEYQQRATELARLRKVAIEEAHQGGSSYTEIAEKLGVTKGRISQIRSSAPRRERAFFGVGPVAIGIPRRFGLEEGRERPFFDANDQATQRAVEAMLAQLSLATTTFPIDPDRSDPPTGDCVIICGPKSAPVARNLLSGDPFLGFERDDDGWFIADARTGDHHRSPYCHDTSVRTDIGYFSRRSDGGRVIIHIAGITSVGSLGVATWLSNNLTHVFDSGSRLVDGVVECEFDDDFAVTGSRVIVGPYMEQA, encoded by the coding sequence ATGCCCACCGCCGACGAGTTCGAACAGGTCCGAAACGACCCGGACCCCATCCGACGCGGGCTGCGTGCGGCCGAGCTGATGATCGAGTATCAGCAGCGCGCCACCGAGCTGGCGCGACTGCGGAAGGTCGCCATCGAAGAAGCGCACCAGGGCGGCTCGAGCTACACCGAGATCGCCGAGAAGCTCGGGGTCACGAAAGGCCGAATCAGCCAGATTCGTTCGTCGGCACCCCGACGTGAACGCGCGTTCTTCGGGGTTGGACCGGTAGCAATCGGGATTCCGCGAAGGTTCGGACTGGAGGAAGGGCGGGAGCGACCGTTCTTCGACGCCAACGACCAGGCTACGCAGCGAGCCGTCGAAGCGATGCTCGCGCAACTCTCCCTGGCCACGACGACGTTTCCGATCGACCCTGACCGCTCGGATCCTCCGACAGGGGATTGCGTCATCATCTGCGGGCCGAAGTCGGCGCCTGTGGCGCGGAACCTCCTGAGCGGAGATCCGTTCTTGGGCTTCGAGCGAGACGACGACGGATGGTTCATCGCCGACGCCCGAACCGGCGACCACCACCGATCTCCGTATTGTCACGACACTTCCGTGCGTACGGATATCGGGTATTTCTCTCGAAGGTCAGATGGTGGTCGCGTCATCATTCACATCGCCGGTATCACCAGCGTCGGATCACTCGGAGTCGCAACGTGGTTGAGCAACAACCTCACCCACGTGTTCGATTCGGGCAGCAGACTCGTCGACGGTGTTGTCGAGTGCGAATTCGATGACGACTTCGCGGTTACCGGCAGCCGTGTCATTGTCGGCCCCTACATGGAGCAGGCGTGA